A genomic region of Xiphophorus couchianus chromosome 9, X_couchianus-1.0, whole genome shotgun sequence contains the following coding sequences:
- the fnbp1l gene encoding formin-binding protein 1-like isoform X2, which yields MVLGRCRAALLVQWEEESQSVSQEEDGSPSGSLGEPRRGEKCVQTGRSHTEVSAMSWGTELWDQFENLDKHTQWGIDFLERYAKFVKERLDIEQNYAKQLRNLVKKYCPKRSKDEEPRFTSCMSFYSIMGELNDYAGQREVVAEEMSHKVYNELMRYSQELKAERKHHLQEGRKAQQFLDHCWKQMDNSKKKFERECREAEKAQITYDRLDNDINATKSEVEKAKAQLYTRTHMADESKNEYAAQLQNFNGEQWKHFNNSIPQIFKNLQGMDERRTVKLGETYRSFAEAERRVIPIITKCLDGMVSAAKAVDEQRDSTIVVESFKSGFEPPGDFPFEDFSQNLSRTGSDGTISNTPKGERELAPVPRSEAKHTISKGKNKLWLFGKKPKIPSLEDFSHLPPEQRRKRLQQKIDELNRELQKETDQRDALNKMKDVYEKNPQMGDPNNLQPKISETNCNIQKLRSEIHKNETWLSEVEGKQSSRGDRRHSADNHHHTPHGRESPEGSYNDDTSQEHQTPHHTPQHRPAQPAQPNHDPHEFDDEFDDDDPLPVIGHCKALYSFHGQNEGTLTMAEDEVLYIIEEDKGDGWTRARKQSGEEGYVPTSYVEITIEKNSKGS from the exons gacCAGTTTGAGAATCTGGACAAACACACTCAGTGGGGGATTGACTTCCTTGAGCGCTATGCAAAGTTCGTTAAGGAGAGGCTGGACATAGAGCAGAACTATGCCAAGCAGCTACG GAATCTGGTGAAGAAATACTGTCCAAAACGTTCAAAAGATGAAGAGCCAAG GTTCACATCGTGTATGTCGTTCTACTCCATTATGGGCGAGCTGAACGACTACGCCGGCCAGAGGGAGGTGGTGGCGGAGGAAATGTCCCACAAGGTTTACAACGAGCTGATGAGATACAGCCAGGAGCTGAAAGCCGAGCGGAAACAC CACCttcaggaaggaaggaaggctCAGCAGTTTTTGGATCACTGCTGGAAACAGATGGACAAC agTAAAAAGAAGTTTGAGAGGGAGTGCAGAGAAGCAGAGAAAGCGCAGATTACCTACGACCGGCTAGATAACGACATCAACGCCACCAAGTCAGAGGTGGAGAAG GCTAAAGCCCAGCTCTACACGCGGACTCACATGGCGGACGAGAGTAAAAACGAATATGCTGCTCAGCTCCAGAACTTCAACGGAGAgcagtggaaacattttaataactcCATACCACAAATCTTtaag AATCTCCAAGGCATGGACGAACGGCGAACGGTAAAACTCGGTGAAACGTATCGAAGCTTTGCGGAGGCTGAGCGGAGAGTCATTCCCATCATCACCAAATGTCTGGATGGGATGGTTTCTGCTGCCAAGGCCGTCGACGAGCAGCGG GACTCGACTATCGTGGTGGAGTCGTTTAAATCCGGCTTCGAACCACCGGGAGACTTTCCGTTTGAGGACTTCAGTCAGAACCTGAGCAGGACGGGTTCGGACGGGACCATCAGCAACACGCCGAAAGGCGAGAGAGAGCTGGCTCCGGTGCCGCGCTCCGAAGCAAAACACACGATAAGCAAAGGCAAGAATAAACTCTGGCTGTTTGGGAAGAAACCGAAG ATTCCATCTCTGGAGGATTTCAGCCACTTGCCTCCTGAGCAGAGGAGGAAGCGGCTGCAGCAAAAGATCGACGAACTGAACCGGGAGCTGCAGAAGGAAACGGATCAGAG GGACGCCTTGAACAAGATGAAGGACGTGTATGAGAAAAACCCACAGATGGGCGACCCCAACAACCTGCAGCCCAAAATCTCTGAGACCAACTGCAACATCCAGAAGCTGCGATCAGAAATCCACAAAAACgag ACATGGCTTTCGGAGGTGGAGGGAAAGCAGAGCTCCAGAGGAGACCGACGACACAGCGCAGACAACCACCATCACACGCCGCACGGCAGGGAGAG cCCTGAGGGCAGCTACAATGACGACACCAGCCAGGAGCATCAGACGCCGCATCACACGCCGCAGCACCGCCCCGCGCAGCCGGCCCAACCCAACCACGACCCGCACGAGTTCGACGACGAGTTCGACGACGACGACCCGCTGCCCGTCATCGGACACTGCAAGGCGCTCTACTCCTTCCACG GTCAGAATGAGGGGACACTGACCATGGCAGAGGATGAG GTGCTGTACATCATCGAAGAGGACAAAGGCGACGGCTGGACGCGGGCGAGGAAGCAGAGCGGCGAGGAAGGCTACGTTCCCACTTCCTACGTAGAAATCACCATCgagaaaaacagcaaag GTTCCTGA
- the fnbp1l gene encoding formin-binding protein 1-like isoform X1, producing the protein MVLGRCRAALLVQWEEESQSVSQEEDGSPSGSLGEPRRGEKCVQTGRSHTEVSAMSWGTELWDQFENLDKHTQWGIDFLERYAKFVKERLDIEQNYAKQLRNLVKKYCPKRSKDEEPRFTSCMSFYSIMGELNDYAGQREVVAEEMSHKVYNELMRYSQELKAERKHHLQEGRKAQQFLDHCWKQMDNSKKKFERECREAEKAQITYDRLDNDINATKSEVEKAKAQLYTRTHMADESKNEYAAQLQNFNGEQWKHFNNSIPQIFKNLQGMDERRTVKLGETYRSFAEAERRVIPIITKCLDGMVSAAKAVDEQRDSTIVVESFKSGFEPPGDFPFEDFSQNLSRTGSDGTISNTPKGERELAPVPRSEAKHTISKGKNKLWLFGKKPKIPSLEDFSHLPPEQRRKRLQQKIDELNRELQKETDQRDALNKMKDVYEKNPQMGDPNNLQPKISETNCNIQKLRSEIHKNETWLSEVEGKQSSRGDRRHSADNHHHTPHGRESPEGSYNDDTSQEHQTPHHTPQHRPAQPAQPNHDPHEFDDEFDDDDPLPVIGHCKALYSFHGQNEGTLTMAEDEVLYIIEEDKGDGWTRARKQSGEEGYVPTSYVEITIEKNSKGAVTYI; encoded by the exons gacCAGTTTGAGAATCTGGACAAACACACTCAGTGGGGGATTGACTTCCTTGAGCGCTATGCAAAGTTCGTTAAGGAGAGGCTGGACATAGAGCAGAACTATGCCAAGCAGCTACG GAATCTGGTGAAGAAATACTGTCCAAAACGTTCAAAAGATGAAGAGCCAAG GTTCACATCGTGTATGTCGTTCTACTCCATTATGGGCGAGCTGAACGACTACGCCGGCCAGAGGGAGGTGGTGGCGGAGGAAATGTCCCACAAGGTTTACAACGAGCTGATGAGATACAGCCAGGAGCTGAAAGCCGAGCGGAAACAC CACCttcaggaaggaaggaaggctCAGCAGTTTTTGGATCACTGCTGGAAACAGATGGACAAC agTAAAAAGAAGTTTGAGAGGGAGTGCAGAGAAGCAGAGAAAGCGCAGATTACCTACGACCGGCTAGATAACGACATCAACGCCACCAAGTCAGAGGTGGAGAAG GCTAAAGCCCAGCTCTACACGCGGACTCACATGGCGGACGAGAGTAAAAACGAATATGCTGCTCAGCTCCAGAACTTCAACGGAGAgcagtggaaacattttaataactcCATACCACAAATCTTtaag AATCTCCAAGGCATGGACGAACGGCGAACGGTAAAACTCGGTGAAACGTATCGAAGCTTTGCGGAGGCTGAGCGGAGAGTCATTCCCATCATCACCAAATGTCTGGATGGGATGGTTTCTGCTGCCAAGGCCGTCGACGAGCAGCGG GACTCGACTATCGTGGTGGAGTCGTTTAAATCCGGCTTCGAACCACCGGGAGACTTTCCGTTTGAGGACTTCAGTCAGAACCTGAGCAGGACGGGTTCGGACGGGACCATCAGCAACACGCCGAAAGGCGAGAGAGAGCTGGCTCCGGTGCCGCGCTCCGAAGCAAAACACACGATAAGCAAAGGCAAGAATAAACTCTGGCTGTTTGGGAAGAAACCGAAG ATTCCATCTCTGGAGGATTTCAGCCACTTGCCTCCTGAGCAGAGGAGGAAGCGGCTGCAGCAAAAGATCGACGAACTGAACCGGGAGCTGCAGAAGGAAACGGATCAGAG GGACGCCTTGAACAAGATGAAGGACGTGTATGAGAAAAACCCACAGATGGGCGACCCCAACAACCTGCAGCCCAAAATCTCTGAGACCAACTGCAACATCCAGAAGCTGCGATCAGAAATCCACAAAAACgag ACATGGCTTTCGGAGGTGGAGGGAAAGCAGAGCTCCAGAGGAGACCGACGACACAGCGCAGACAACCACCATCACACGCCGCACGGCAGGGAGAG cCCTGAGGGCAGCTACAATGACGACACCAGCCAGGAGCATCAGACGCCGCATCACACGCCGCAGCACCGCCCCGCGCAGCCGGCCCAACCCAACCACGACCCGCACGAGTTCGACGACGAGTTCGACGACGACGACCCGCTGCCCGTCATCGGACACTGCAAGGCGCTCTACTCCTTCCACG GTCAGAATGAGGGGACACTGACCATGGCAGAGGATGAG GTGCTGTACATCATCGAAGAGGACAAAGGCGACGGCTGGACGCGGGCGAGGAAGCAGAGCGGCGAGGAAGGCTACGTTCCCACTTCCTACGTAGAAATCACCATCgagaaaaacagcaaaggtgCCGTGACTTACATCTGA